A portion of the Krasilnikovia cinnamomea genome contains these proteins:
- a CDS encoding MFS transporter — MTTTTAPPPAPPAARRATRPLGAVLAAVGIPIFMVTLDNLVVSTALPVIRTELDASLTDLQWFVNAYTLPFAAFLLTAAALGDRIGRRRMFLAGIAVFTLASAAAALATAPWQLTAARAVQGLGAAAVAPLSLTLLAQAVPDRLRTAAVGIWGGISGLGVAVGPVVGGAVVEGLDWHWIFWLNVPVGVVAVVLAVTVLDESRGGARKLDPLGLLLSAGGMLLLVWGVVDGPDHGWTSARVLAMLTCGAALIALFIAWQARNRTPMLPLSLFRSRGFSLVNIVTLTFSAGAFGAVFLLAQFFQVVQGLSPLDSGLRTLPWTMAPMVVAPLAGVFGDRVGPRNLIVAGQVLLAGALLWIGLASSPTVTYGDLVAAFVMAGVGMGLTFAPISTVALASVTEQQRGVASGANNTIRELGVAAGVAALASVFSSYGGYATHQSFVDGLVPAVLVGAAIVAVGAVIAGWLPRRHGATPPGRS, encoded by the coding sequence ATGACCACCACCACCGCACCCCCGCCGGCCCCGCCCGCGGCGCGCCGCGCCACCCGACCGCTGGGCGCCGTACTCGCCGCCGTGGGCATTCCGATCTTCATGGTCACGCTCGACAACCTGGTCGTGAGCACGGCGCTCCCGGTCATCCGCACCGAGCTGGACGCGTCCCTCACCGACCTGCAGTGGTTCGTGAACGCGTACACCCTGCCGTTCGCCGCGTTCCTGCTCACCGCGGCCGCGCTCGGCGACCGCATCGGCCGGCGCCGGATGTTTCTGGCGGGCATCGCCGTCTTCACGCTGGCGTCGGCCGCCGCCGCCCTGGCCACCGCCCCCTGGCAGCTGACCGCGGCCCGGGCGGTGCAGGGCCTCGGCGCGGCCGCCGTGGCACCACTGTCGCTGACCCTGCTGGCGCAGGCCGTCCCCGACCGTCTGCGCACCGCCGCCGTGGGCATCTGGGGCGGCATCAGCGGCCTCGGCGTCGCGGTCGGCCCCGTCGTCGGCGGCGCCGTGGTCGAGGGCCTCGACTGGCACTGGATCTTCTGGCTCAACGTGCCCGTCGGCGTCGTGGCCGTGGTCCTGGCCGTCACCGTCCTCGACGAGTCGCGCGGCGGCGCCCGCAAGCTCGACCCGCTCGGCCTGCTGCTCTCCGCGGGCGGCATGCTGCTGCTCGTCTGGGGCGTGGTCGACGGCCCCGACCACGGCTGGACCTCCGCCCGCGTCCTGGCCATGCTGACCTGCGGCGCCGCCCTGATCGCCCTGTTCATCGCCTGGCAGGCGCGCAACCGCACCCCGATGCTGCCGCTCAGCCTGTTCCGCTCCCGAGGCTTCAGCCTGGTCAACATCGTCACGCTGACGTTCTCGGCCGGCGCGTTCGGCGCGGTGTTCCTGCTCGCCCAGTTCTTCCAGGTGGTGCAGGGCCTGAGCCCGCTGGACTCCGGGCTGCGTACCCTGCCGTGGACGATGGCCCCCATGGTGGTGGCGCCCCTGGCGGGCGTCTTCGGCGACCGCGTCGGTCCGCGGAACCTCATCGTCGCCGGCCAGGTCCTGCTGGCCGGGGCCCTGCTCTGGATCGGCCTAGCCTCCTCCCCCACCGTCACCTACGGCGACCTGGTGGCCGCCTTCGTCATGGCCGGCGTCGGCATGGGCCTGACCTTCGCCCCGATCAGCACGGTGGCCCTGGCCAGCGTCACCGAGCAGCAGCGGGGCGTGGCCTCGGGCGCCAACAACACGATCCGCGAGCTGGGTGTCGCCGCCGGGGTGGCGGCCCTGGCCTCGGTCTTCAGCTCGTACGGCGGCTACGCCACCCACCAGAGCTTCGTGGACGGTCTGGTCCCGGCGGTCCTGGTGGGAGCGGCCATCGTCGCGGTCGGCGCGGTGATCGCCGGGTGGCTTCCCCGCCGCCACGGCGCGACACCGCCCGGGCGCAGCTGA
- a CDS encoding TetR/AcrR family transcriptional regulator, whose translation MSRTRRTAEERHEQFVAAAVTAFSHGGYAGTTTDQVARLAGVSQPYVIRLFGTKQELFLTAVNHAGDRIEAKFREAARREPTLASLGQAYDELLAEREVITMLLHGFTASADPAVGEPVRACFGRIYETVRELTGATDDELRDFFAKGMLLTCLGAMRVVGPDPAPRQPWMDRLLNTFGH comes from the coding sequence ATGTCCCGCACCCGCCGTACCGCCGAGGAGCGCCACGAGCAGTTCGTGGCGGCCGCCGTCACCGCGTTCAGCCACGGCGGCTACGCGGGCACGACCACCGATCAGGTGGCCCGCCTCGCGGGCGTCTCGCAGCCGTACGTGATCCGGCTCTTCGGCACCAAGCAGGAGTTGTTCCTGACGGCGGTCAACCACGCGGGCGACCGGATCGAGGCGAAGTTCCGCGAGGCGGCGCGGCGCGAGCCGACCCTGGCGAGCCTGGGTCAGGCGTACGACGAACTGCTGGCCGAGCGGGAGGTGATCACCATGCTGCTGCACGGGTTCACGGCCAGCGCGGACCCGGCCGTCGGCGAGCCGGTGCGCGCCTGCTTCGGCCGGATCTACGAGACGGTGCGCGAGCTGACCGGCGCGACCGACGACGAGCTACGCGACTTCTTCGCGAAAGGCATGCTGCTCACCTGCCTGGGCGCCATGCGCGTGGTCGGGCCCGACCCGGCCCCCCGCCAGCCCTGGATGGACCGCCTGCTGAACACGTTCGGCCACTAG
- a CDS encoding beta-N-acetylhexosaminidase, producing the protein MLVPAARHAARSAGRFVLTETTRVDAPPAVADLLRELLGQPTGLPLPPGAGGLRFALDDDPGLGAEGYRMSVTPQGVTVRAHTEAGLRWAVQTLRQLLPAEAYGAGPAPGVVWALPVVDIVDGPAHPWRGALLDVARWAHPMPFVRRFVDLMAAHKLNVLHLHLTDDQGWRFEVRRYPRLTEVGGVRAQSPAGHSRERRFDGAPHGGWYTQRELRDLVGYAARRGVRIVPEVDLPGHVQAALAAYPELGNDPGRRLPVRTAWGISSHVLNPSAATLEVVRHILDELVDVFPSEIVHIGGDECPTDEWRASPAALARVAELGLAGVGDLQRWYAAELATHLAGHGRRVGVWDELLESGAPADAVVFGWRGQEHAAAALAAGHEVVACPHTHTYLDYAETDDPRAPGEPVAARLGTPLPKVYGYRPPEPGPGRLLGVQGQLWSEYLPTPELVEYRAFPRLAALAELGWTGPGGDFADFRRRLDGHLPRLDRAGVGYRPLDGPLSVSGRGSGASRRAESAAGPR; encoded by the coding sequence ATGCTGGTCCCGGCCGCCCGCCACGCCGCCCGGTCCGCCGGGCGGTTCGTCCTCACCGAAACGACCCGGGTCGATGCCCCGCCCGCGGTCGCGGACCTGCTGCGTGAGCTGCTCGGCCAGCCCACGGGCCTGCCGCTGCCGCCGGGCGCGGGCGGGCTGCGGTTCGCCCTGGACGACGATCCGGGGCTGGGCGCCGAGGGGTACCGGATGAGTGTCACTCCCCAGGGGGTCACCGTCCGGGCGCACACCGAGGCCGGGTTGCGCTGGGCGGTCCAGACGTTGCGCCAGCTGCTGCCCGCCGAGGCGTACGGGGCCGGCCCGGCGCCCGGGGTCGTCTGGGCGCTGCCGGTGGTCGACATCGTCGACGGGCCCGCCCATCCGTGGCGGGGTGCCCTGCTGGACGTGGCCCGGTGGGCGCATCCGATGCCGTTCGTGCGGCGCTTCGTCGACCTGATGGCGGCCCACAAGCTCAACGTGCTGCACCTGCACCTGACCGACGACCAGGGCTGGCGCTTCGAGGTACGGCGCTATCCCCGGCTGACCGAGGTGGGTGGCGTGCGCGCGCAGAGCCCGGCCGGGCATTCCCGCGAGCGGCGCTTCGACGGTGCCCCGCACGGCGGCTGGTACACCCAGCGGGAGCTGCGCGACCTCGTCGGGTACGCGGCCCGGCGCGGGGTGCGGATCGTGCCCGAGGTGGATCTGCCCGGTCACGTCCAGGCCGCGCTGGCCGCGTACCCGGAGCTGGGCAACGACCCCGGCCGGCGGCTGCCGGTACGCACCGCGTGGGGCATCTCGTCGCATGTGCTCAACCCGTCCGCGGCCACCCTGGAGGTGGTGCGGCACATCCTCGACGAGCTGGTGGACGTGTTCCCGTCCGAGATCGTGCACATCGGCGGCGACGAGTGCCCGACCGACGAGTGGCGGGCCAGCCCGGCGGCGCTGGCCCGGGTCGCGGAGCTGGGCCTGGCCGGGGTGGGTGATCTGCAGCGCTGGTACGCCGCCGAGCTGGCCACCCACCTGGCCGGGCACGGGCGCCGCGTGGGGGTGTGGGACGAGCTGCTGGAGTCCGGCGCCCCGGCGGACGCGGTGGTCTTCGGCTGGCGCGGCCAGGAACACGCCGCCGCTGCCCTGGCCGCCGGGCACGAGGTGGTCGCCTGCCCGCATACCCACACCTACCTGGACTACGCCGAGACCGACGACCCGCGGGCGCCCGGCGAGCCGGTCGCGGCGCGGCTCGGCACCCCGCTGCCCAAGGTGTACGGCTACCGCCCGCCGGAGCCCGGCCCCGGGCGGCTGCTGGGTGTGCAGGGGCAACTGTGGAGCGAGTACCTGCCGACCCCGGAACTCGTCGAGTACCGGGCGTTCCCGCGCCTCGCGGCGCTCGCCGAGCTCGGCTGGACCGGTCCCGGCGGCGACTTCGCCGACTTCCGGCGGCGCCTCGACGGCCACCTGCCCCGCCTCGACCGGGCCGGCGTCGGCTACCGCCCCCTGGACGGGCCCCTCTCTGTCAGTGGACGGGGAAGTGGTGCGTCACGTCGTGCGGAAAGTGCAGCCGGACCGAGGTGA
- a CDS encoding ATP-binding protein, whose protein sequence is MTTWPDLPDREIAEPLDNAYEHAALIIDSDDALRARLVPVLADLLARGTAVLMVVSAKVELLVRTEFGALSDQLQWSDRSSFYQRLGFAYEEFRRYTAEQYAQGRRVHIIAEPDITTEIDPSSPVDRAAEYLSYEVVYNDVIAPYDCPLTCVWDARRHSTLIIENVRLLHNHEIIDGGTLVPVQHVPALDYLAHRNEIPLSTPPAATDLDLTLSSLGEIGPVHTAVRSWAGQQAFSDTAAVDIVLAVAEVATNGIVHGDAPVRVRAWRHANTLVVQVDDAGGRPLPPIAGYLSPDGDPGAGRGMWLARQLADVVKVHTAGGVTSVRLHFPHDVTHHFPVH, encoded by the coding sequence ATGACCACGTGGCCGGACCTGCCGGACAGGGAGATCGCCGAACCGCTCGACAACGCGTACGAGCACGCCGCGCTGATCATCGACTCGGACGACGCCCTGCGCGCCCGGCTCGTACCGGTCCTGGCCGACCTCCTCGCCCGGGGGACGGCGGTCCTGATGGTCGTCAGCGCCAAGGTGGAACTCCTCGTGCGGACCGAGTTCGGCGCGCTGAGCGACCAGCTGCAATGGAGCGACAGGAGCTCGTTCTACCAGCGGCTGGGCTTCGCGTACGAGGAGTTCCGGCGCTACACGGCCGAGCAGTACGCGCAGGGCCGGCGCGTGCACATCATCGCCGAGCCCGACATCACCACCGAGATCGATCCGAGCAGCCCGGTCGACCGCGCCGCCGAATACCTGTCCTACGAGGTGGTCTACAACGACGTCATCGCCCCGTACGACTGTCCACTTACCTGCGTCTGGGATGCCCGCCGCCACTCGACGCTGATCATCGAGAACGTACGCCTGCTGCACAACCACGAGATCATCGACGGCGGGACGCTGGTACCCGTCCAGCACGTGCCCGCCCTCGACTACCTCGCCCACCGCAACGAGATCCCGTTGTCGACGCCACCGGCCGCCACCGACCTGGACCTGACCCTGTCCAGCCTCGGCGAGATCGGCCCGGTACACACCGCCGTGCGGTCCTGGGCCGGGCAGCAGGCCTTCTCCGACACCGCGGCCGTCGACATCGTCCTCGCGGTCGCCGAGGTGGCCACCAACGGCATCGTCCACGGCGACGCCCCCGTCCGCGTGCGCGCCTGGCGGCACGCGAACACCCTCGTCGTCCAGGTCGACGACGCGGGCGGGCGTCCCCTGCCGCCCATCGCCGGGTACCTCTCGCCGGATGGGGATCCCGGCGCGGGGCGCGGCATGTGGCTGGCCCGGCAACTCGCGGACGTCGTCAAGGTGCACACCGCCGGCGGCGTCACCTCGGTCCGGCTGCACTTTCCGCACGACGTGACGCACCACTTCCCCGTCCACTGA
- a CDS encoding STAS domain-containing protein codes for MAEPFRADVCSTRRDGAVLHVTGDIDQGNWVDVADRIAAEVRAGVLHLDLTRVSFFGAAGVRAVMHGRDAVPPGVTLQVSCAPMAFRAMQICGLLTSDRLRVTPAADGDAQPEAGA; via the coding sequence GTGGCGGAGCCCTTTCGCGCCGACGTGTGCTCGACTCGACGTGACGGCGCGGTGCTGCACGTTACGGGCGACATCGACCAGGGGAACTGGGTCGATGTCGCCGACCGGATCGCCGCCGAGGTCCGCGCCGGAGTGCTCCACCTGGACCTGACCCGGGTGAGCTTCTTCGGCGCGGCCGGCGTCCGGGCGGTGATGCACGGCCGCGACGCCGTGCCCCCCGGCGTGACTCTCCAGGTGAGCTGCGCACCGATGGCGTTCCGGGCGATGCAGATCTGCGGGCTGCTCACCAGCGACCGGCTGCGGGTCACGCCGGCGGCGGACGGGGACGCACAGCCGGAGGCCGGAGCATGA